One region of Hymenobacter sediminicola genomic DNA includes:
- a CDS encoding diacylglycerol/lipid kinase family protein: MAASEPAPLLRLLFVLNPVSGDINKADLEGSIVSYCTERGRTAAFHHTTGHQDLRHLQERLQQHAYDAVFAAGGDGTVSLVGEALLDTGVPLGILPLGSGNGLSKDLGIPQELPGALRLIWEHELRTMDTLQVGGHFAAHLADLGFNALVVERFDKGDTRGPGAYVRIATQEYLGYEPATYSIETDRESWQGPAFMLTIANANTFGSNVIINPDSRIDDGEFEICLIEPFPGAAAPGILYRLYTSDFDASFYTHRLRCSQARITVPGQTEALIQIDGEPRHLPVPVEVEIKPRSLRVLVPIAQ; this comes from the coding sequence ATGGCTGCTTCCGAACCAGCACCGCTACTCCGCCTGCTGTTTGTACTGAACCCGGTTTCCGGTGACATCAATAAAGCAGATCTGGAAGGCTCCATTGTGTCGTATTGCACGGAACGAGGCCGCACGGCAGCGTTTCACCATACTACCGGCCACCAGGATCTGCGCCATTTGCAAGAACGCCTGCAACAGCATGCCTATGATGCTGTTTTTGCCGCCGGAGGCGATGGTACAGTGAGCTTGGTAGGAGAAGCCCTGCTGGATACAGGGGTGCCACTGGGTATTTTGCCTCTCGGTTCCGGAAACGGGCTTTCCAAAGACCTAGGCATCCCACAGGAACTGCCAGGAGCGCTGCGTCTGATCTGGGAGCATGAATTGCGCACGATGGACACGCTGCAGGTAGGAGGGCACTTTGCCGCACACTTGGCCGATCTAGGGTTCAATGCGCTGGTGGTGGAGCGTTTTGATAAGGGTGATACGCGCGGGCCGGGAGCCTACGTGCGTATTGCCACTCAGGAATACCTGGGCTACGAACCCGCCACATATTCCATTGAAACTGACCGGGAAAGCTGGCAGGGGCCGGCATTCATGCTCACTATTGCCAATGCTAATACGTTCGGGAGTAACGTCATCATCAATCCCGACAGCCGCATAGATGATGGTGAGTTTGAAATCTGCTTGATTGAGCCTTTTCCCGGTGCGGCGGCTCCCGGCATTCTCTACCGCCTCTACACTTCTGACTTCGATGCCTCCTTCTACACGCACCGGCTACGGTGCAGCCAGGCCCGCATCACAGTACCCGGCCAAACCGAGGCTCTAATACAGATTGACGGTGAGCCCAGGCATCTGCCGGTTCCGGTCGAGGTGGAAATCAAACCAAGGAGCCTGCGCGTGCTAGTACCTATTGCACAGTAA
- a CDS encoding DUF4199 domain-containing protein, with amino-acid sequence MNDARISLEGNGVRYGLLTALGMVVYFIVAALLGLADRIEFSFLNFAIMIVGICLSIHHFKQSRNDRMPYLQGFGTGIVTAIVSSLAFGFFFIIFSLLRPDVMDQIHAQDFFGFELSVTIAFLAILLQGAMAGVIISLIAMQYFKSPDHKPIEGVE; translated from the coding sequence ATGAATGATGCTCGCATTTCCCTCGAAGGCAATGGGGTCCGCTACGGTCTGCTTACGGCACTTGGTATGGTTGTCTACTTTATAGTAGCTGCTCTGCTAGGCCTCGCCGACCGAATCGAGTTCAGCTTCCTGAACTTTGCCATTATGATAGTAGGTATCTGCCTGTCTATCCATCATTTTAAGCAGTCCCGCAACGACCGGATGCCCTACCTGCAGGGCTTTGGCACGGGCATCGTAACGGCTATTGTGTCGTCATTGGCGTTTGGCTTCTTCTTTATCATTTTCTCCCTGCTACGCCCTGATGTAATGGACCAGATTCATGCTCAGGACTTCTTCGGCTTTGAGCTTTCAGTAACCATTGCTTTTCTGGCCATACTACTGCAGGGCGCTATGGCAGGCGTCATTATTTCCCTGATTGCCATGCAGTATTTCAAAAGCCCCGACCATAAGCCGATTGAGGGAGTAGAGTAG
- a CDS encoding metal-dependent transcriptional regulator, translating into MPSFTEENYLKAVYKLAEAAPGSEVSTNSIAEVLQTRPASVTDMLRRLSEKGLLHYQRYRGVSLTPEGRQLALLTIRKHRLWEVFLVQKLGFNWDEVHDVAEQMEHIDSPLLVRRLDEFLGFPRLDPHGDPIPTEDGAMLRPRHRLVADLNPGEQGPVVAVKNTSVTFLQYLDKAGLKLGSHIEVVDKIEFDNSLEIRINKNTTIMLSAEASRNLFVAG; encoded by the coding sequence ATGCCCAGCTTCACCGAAGAGAATTATCTGAAAGCCGTCTATAAGCTTGCCGAGGCTGCTCCTGGCTCGGAGGTTAGTACCAACAGCATTGCCGAAGTGCTGCAGACACGCCCGGCATCGGTAACAGATATGCTGCGCCGCCTCAGCGAAAAAGGGCTGCTACACTACCAGCGCTACCGCGGTGTTTCGCTCACGCCCGAAGGCCGGCAACTGGCCCTGCTTACCATCCGCAAGCACCGGCTGTGGGAAGTGTTTCTGGTGCAGAAGCTGGGATTCAATTGGGACGAGGTGCACGACGTAGCCGAGCAGATGGAACATATAGACTCTCCGCTGCTGGTTCGGCGCCTAGACGAGTTCCTGGGTTTCCCGCGCCTCGACCCGCATGGCGACCCAATTCCTACCGAGGATGGTGCCATGCTTCGCCCCCGCCACCGACTGGTCGCCGACCTGAATCCTGGCGAACAGGGCCCGGTTGTGGCCGTCAAAAACACGTCCGTTACCTTTCTGCAGTACTTGGATAAGGCTGGCCTGAAGCTTGGTTCACACATTGAAGTAGTAGATAAGATTGAATTTGATAACTCGCTTGAAATCAGAATAAACAAAAACACTACTATAATGCTTTCGGCAGAAGCAAGTCGTAATCTTTTCGTAGCCGGCTAG
- a CDS encoding 2,3,4,5-tetrahydropyridine-2,6-dicarboxylate N-succinyltransferase: MTDLQQTIEAAWNDRSLLQQATTTEAIQHVIEELDKGRLRVAQPATDREGGWLVNDWVKKAVILYFPIRQMETIEVGPFEFRDKMRLKTNYEQQGVRVVPPAVARYGAYLAPGVIMMPSYVNIGAWVGEGTMVDTWATVGSCAQIGAGVHLSGGVGIGGVLEPVQAAPVIIEDGAFVGSRSILVEGCFVGKEAVIGAGVTITGSTKIIDVTGSQPIEYKGTVPARSVVIPGSYAKQFPAGEYHVPCALIIGQRKPSTDLKTSLNDALREHNVAV; encoded by the coding sequence ATGACCGACCTGCAACAAACCATCGAAGCAGCCTGGAACGACCGGAGCCTGCTGCAGCAAGCCACTACCACGGAGGCCATTCAGCACGTAATCGAAGAGCTGGATAAAGGCCGCCTGCGCGTGGCTCAGCCCGCCACCGACCGGGAGGGCGGCTGGTTGGTAAATGACTGGGTGAAGAAAGCTGTCATCCTGTATTTCCCCATCCGCCAGATGGAAACCATTGAAGTTGGTCCGTTTGAGTTTCGCGACAAAATGCGCCTCAAGACCAACTACGAGCAGCAGGGTGTACGGGTAGTGCCGCCGGCCGTGGCCCGCTACGGCGCCTATCTGGCCCCCGGCGTTATCATGATGCCGAGCTACGTGAATATCGGAGCGTGGGTAGGCGAGGGTACAATGGTTGATACCTGGGCCACGGTTGGTTCCTGCGCACAGATTGGTGCGGGCGTGCACCTGAGTGGGGGCGTTGGCATCGGGGGCGTGCTGGAGCCGGTGCAGGCCGCACCAGTTATTATCGAGGACGGCGCTTTTGTGGGCTCGCGCAGTATTCTGGTAGAAGGTTGCTTCGTGGGTAAGGAAGCCGTAATCGGGGCAGGCGTTACCATCACGGGCAGCACCAAAATCATCGACGTGACAGGTAGCCAGCCGATTGAGTACAAAGGCACGGTCCCCGCCCGCTCGGTGGTCATTCCGGGTTCCTACGCCAAGCAGTTTCCCGCCGGCGAGTACCACGTGCCCTGCGCCCTCATTATTGGGCAGCGCAAGCCCAGCACCGACCTCAAAACCAGCCTCAACGACGCATTGCGCGAGCACAACGTGGCAGTATAG
- a CDS encoding M48 family metallopeptidase: MRGNLRYIIALLMAGITLVTYYCKRSVNEVTGEVQHVDMTAEQEIALGLQAAPEMAQQYGGLHPDRQAGARVEQIGQQIIRSTKAGQSPYKFQFHLLADENTINAFALPGGQVFITAGLLKNMKTEGQVAGVLAHEVGHVVGRHSAEQIAKSQLTQGLSGAAAIGMYDPDRPGTAVGSAAAAMVGKLMTLRFGREDELESDRLAVQYTAAAGYDPRAMIQVMQVLEQSAGGSRQPEFLSTHPNPGNRIGELERAISAEYPQGVPAGLKP; encoded by the coding sequence ATGAGAGGAAATCTTCGCTACATAATTGCCCTATTGATGGCCGGCATCACGCTGGTTACCTACTACTGTAAACGCTCCGTAAATGAAGTGACGGGCGAAGTGCAGCACGTAGATATGACTGCCGAACAGGAAATAGCCCTGGGTTTACAGGCCGCCCCCGAAATGGCCCAGCAATACGGCGGTCTGCACCCCGACCGCCAGGCTGGTGCCCGGGTTGAGCAAATTGGGCAGCAGATAATCCGCAGCACCAAAGCTGGCCAGAGTCCTTATAAATTTCAGTTTCATCTGCTGGCCGATGAAAACACAATCAATGCCTTCGCGCTGCCCGGTGGGCAAGTATTTATTACGGCCGGCCTGTTGAAAAACATGAAGACGGAAGGGCAGGTAGCCGGCGTGCTGGCGCATGAAGTAGGGCACGTAGTGGGCCGCCACTCGGCCGAGCAGATTGCTAAGTCGCAGCTTACGCAGGGCCTGAGTGGTGCTGCTGCCATTGGTATGTATGACCCTGACCGGCCCGGTACTGCAGTGGGCTCTGCTGCTGCCGCTATGGTGGGCAAGCTGATGACTCTGCGCTTTGGCCGCGAGGATGAACTGGAGTCGGACAGACTAGCCGTGCAGTACACCGCCGCCGCTGGCTACGACCCACGCGCCATGATACAGGTGATGCAGGTGCTGGAGCAAAGCGCAGGTGGCAGCCGCCAGCCGGAGTTTCTCAGTACCCACCCCAACCCCGGAAACCGTATTGGGGAGTTGGAGCGCGCTATTTCGGCAGAGTATCCGCAGGGTGTACCAGCTGGCCTGAAGCCCTAG
- a CDS encoding ABC-F family ATP-binding cassette domain-containing protein — protein MISTSNVSLRYGKRVLFEDVTIKFMPGNVYGLIGANGAGKSTFLKILAGDIEANTGSVMMPAGSRLSVLRQDQFAYDHFPVLQTVIMGHTRLWKVMEEKDALYAKPDFSDADGERAAQLEGEFADLEGWNAEYEAAELLSGLGIGEDKHQTMMGDLGGSDKVRVLLAQALFGNPDVLLLDEPTNGLDAETVLWLENFLDSFQNTVIVVSHDRHFLDAVCNYMADLDFSKITMYPGNYSFWYESSQLALRQRQDVNKKTEDKRKELEEFVRRFSANASKSKQATSRQKLLQKLTLEEIKPSSRKYPYIAFKPEREAGNQLLTVEDLSKSVDGQVVFRNVSFALDKKDKVAIISRDDRAPSLLFDILFEQTRPDTGSFKWGTTITPSYFPKENSEFFDTDLNLVDWLRQYSTEKDESFIRGFLGRMLFSGEESQKKSNVLSGGEKVRCMLSKMMMESGNVLVMDDPTNHLDLESITALNNSLQEFQGTLLFVSHDLQFIETIANRIIELTPDGIIDRRMNYEEYLADEQIKALRQRKYQLVS, from the coding sequence ATGATTAGCACCTCCAACGTCAGCCTGCGCTACGGTAAGCGCGTGTTGTTTGAAGACGTTACCATCAAATTCATGCCCGGCAACGTGTATGGCCTCATCGGGGCCAACGGCGCCGGCAAGTCAACCTTCCTCAAGATTCTGGCCGGCGACATTGAGGCCAACACTGGCTCTGTGATGATGCCGGCCGGCTCGCGCCTGTCGGTACTGCGCCAGGACCAGTTTGCATACGACCACTTTCCGGTGCTACAGACCGTCATTATGGGCCACACGCGCCTGTGGAAGGTGATGGAGGAGAAGGATGCGTTGTATGCCAAACCCGATTTTTCGGATGCTGATGGTGAGCGGGCAGCCCAGCTCGAAGGCGAGTTTGCAGACCTGGAAGGCTGGAACGCCGAATACGAAGCCGCTGAGCTACTCTCTGGCCTTGGCATCGGTGAAGACAAGCACCAGACCATGATGGGTGACCTGGGTGGCTCCGACAAAGTGCGCGTGCTGCTGGCGCAGGCCCTGTTCGGCAACCCCGATGTGCTGCTGCTCGACGAACCAACCAACGGCCTCGACGCCGAAACCGTACTCTGGCTGGAGAACTTCCTCGACTCGTTCCAGAACACGGTGATTGTGGTGAGCCACGACCGTCACTTCCTGGATGCTGTGTGTAACTACATGGCCGACCTCGACTTCTCGAAGATTACGATGTACCCCGGCAACTACTCGTTCTGGTACGAAAGCAGCCAGCTGGCCCTGCGCCAGCGCCAGGACGTGAACAAGAAGACCGAAGACAAGCGCAAGGAACTGGAGGAATTTGTGCGCCGCTTTTCGGCCAACGCCTCCAAGTCCAAGCAGGCTACTTCGCGCCAGAAGCTGCTCCAGAAACTCACGCTGGAAGAAATCAAGCCTTCGTCGCGCAAGTACCCCTACATTGCGTTCAAGCCGGAGCGCGAAGCTGGCAACCAGCTGCTGACCGTGGAAGACCTGAGCAAGTCCGTAGACGGGCAAGTGGTATTCCGCAACGTGAGCTTCGCGCTTGACAAGAAGGACAAAGTGGCCATTATCAGCCGCGACGACCGTGCACCTTCCCTCCTATTCGATATCCTATTCGAGCAAACCCGGCCCGATACCGGCTCCTTCAAATGGGGCACGACAATCACGCCGAGCTACTTCCCTAAAGAAAACTCTGAGTTCTTCGATACCGACCTCAACCTGGTGGACTGGCTGCGCCAGTACAGCACCGAAAAGGACGAGTCGTTTATTCGTGGTTTCCTGGGCCGTATGCTGTTTTCGGGCGAAGAGTCGCAGAAGAAAAGCAACGTGCTGAGCGGTGGCGAGAAAGTGCGCTGTATGCTCTCGAAAATGATGATGGAATCGGGAAATGTGCTGGTAATGGACGACCCAACCAACCATTTGGACCTAGAAAGCATCACGGCTCTGAACAATAGCCTGCAGGAATTCCAGGGCACGCTGCTGTTTGTGTCGCACGACTTGCAGTTTATCGAAACCATTGCCAACCGTATCATTGAACTCACGCCCGACGGCATCATCGACCGGCGCATGAACTACGAGGAATACCTGGCCGATGAGCAAATCAAGGCGTTGCGGCAGCGCAAATATCAACTCGTCTCCTAA
- a CDS encoding glycosyltransferase, translated as MPHLPPPTVILLASVLKPLNDTRMFGKFGRTLAGRPNTIVHVAGRQAPHPAEAPATLQTHALLNGTRLSWERLGAQARYWRLLRHLQPQLVLVHAPELLPLTLLWHLLKPGRRFLYDVRENYALNIRTQQVYPAWLRGLLAGTVRILETLAARRAAKVLLAERSYADELPFAQPEHTVVLENKYQPYSGEALATQPRQLPTPGQPLRLLYSGTISELNGVFEAVRFTRELQRYWPAAQLTIIGFCQQPDVLARLQTLLANDTSITLIGGNTLVPHDRIVEEIQRSHLGLLPYREHPSSWRCIPTKLYEYLAQGLPMLLPPNPLWLQVAQRHRAGLPVPFPAVPEPLPEQLTSYQFYPQGIPTDAFWQSEAIKLQAVVDSIR; from the coding sequence ATGCCGCATCTGCCGCCCCCAACCGTCATTTTACTCGCCTCGGTGCTCAAACCGCTGAACGATACCCGCATGTTCGGGAAGTTTGGGCGCACCCTGGCTGGCCGGCCCAATACTATAGTGCACGTAGCGGGGCGCCAGGCACCACACCCGGCAGAGGCTCCCGCTACTCTGCAGACCCATGCGCTGCTGAACGGCACCCGCCTGAGTTGGGAGCGGCTGGGCGCGCAGGCTCGCTACTGGCGCTTGCTACGGCATCTGCAGCCCCAGCTGGTACTTGTGCATGCCCCCGAATTGCTGCCCCTTACGCTGCTGTGGCACCTCCTGAAACCCGGCCGGCGCTTTCTCTATGATGTGCGCGAGAACTATGCCCTCAATATCCGGACGCAGCAGGTGTACCCAGCCTGGCTACGCGGACTACTAGCCGGAACCGTACGGATTCTGGAAACGCTGGCTGCTCGTCGGGCTGCTAAAGTCCTATTGGCCGAACGCAGCTATGCCGATGAGCTGCCGTTTGCGCAGCCTGAGCACACGGTGGTGTTGGAAAACAAGTATCAGCCTTATTCCGGTGAGGCCTTGGCCACACAGCCACGCCAGCTGCCCACGCCCGGCCAGCCGCTACGGCTGCTATACTCAGGCACCATTTCGGAGCTGAATGGCGTGTTTGAGGCCGTGCGATTCACGCGAGAGTTGCAGCGCTACTGGCCGGCGGCACAGCTGACAATCATCGGTTTTTGCCAGCAGCCCGACGTGCTGGCCCGCTTGCAGACCTTACTAGCTAATGACACGAGTATCACGCTGATTGGAGGCAACACACTGGTTCCGCACGACCGGATTGTTGAGGAAATTCAGCGCAGCCACCTAGGCTTGTTACCCTACCGGGAGCACCCCAGCTCTTGGCGCTGCATTCCAACCAAGCTCTACGAATACCTGGCGCAGGGCCTTCCTATGCTGCTGCCCCCCAATCCGCTCTGGCTGCAAGTGGCCCAGCGCCATAGGGCCGGCTTGCCGGTGCCTTTCCCGGCAGTGCCAGAACCGTTGCCGGAGCAACTTACAAGCTACCAGTTCTACCCACAAGGCATCCCAACTGACGCCTTCTGGCAGTCGGAAGCTATAAAATTACAGGCCGTAGTAGATTCTATCCGGTAA
- a CDS encoding 3-oxoacyl-ACP synthase III family protein — MSTLRQSEIAGVGHYVPARVVTNADLTQLMDTTDEWIQERTGIRERRWFEEGKDTTANMAANAARKALEMADLTPDDVQMIVFATLSPDYFFPGSGVLLQRELGIKATIPAFDVRNQCSGFVYALSMADQFVKTGMYDTVLVVGSEIHSSGLDISTRGRNVSVIFGDGAGAVILRPSTREGHGILSTHLHSQGEHAEELIVKEPGSNRNKRVEYVVANELDMYPIMNGQNVFKHAVVRFPQVIKEALDQNGYQSQDLDMLIPHQANLRITQYVQQKMGLSDDKVYSNVQRYGNTTAASVPIALSEAVLEGRIKRGDLVCLAAFGSGFTWASALIKW; from the coding sequence ATGTCCACTCTACGACAGTCTGAAATTGCCGGTGTCGGCCACTACGTACCCGCGCGGGTTGTCACCAACGCCGACCTCACCCAGCTTATGGATACCACCGATGAGTGGATTCAGGAACGCACCGGCATTCGGGAGCGGCGCTGGTTTGAGGAGGGCAAGGATACTACGGCCAACATGGCGGCTAACGCAGCCCGTAAGGCTCTGGAAATGGCCGACCTCACCCCCGACGACGTGCAGATGATTGTCTTCGCCACGTTGTCGCCTGATTATTTCTTTCCGGGCTCCGGCGTGCTGCTGCAGCGCGAGTTAGGCATCAAGGCGACGATTCCGGCTTTTGACGTGCGAAACCAGTGCTCGGGCTTCGTGTATGCGCTGTCGATGGCCGACCAGTTCGTGAAGACTGGCATGTATGATACTGTGTTGGTGGTAGGCTCCGAAATTCACTCGTCCGGCCTCGATATCAGTACCCGTGGCCGAAACGTTTCCGTCATTTTTGGAGATGGTGCGGGCGCCGTAATACTGCGCCCCAGCACGCGCGAAGGGCACGGCATCCTAAGCACGCACCTTCATTCGCAGGGCGAGCATGCCGAAGAACTCATTGTGAAGGAGCCCGGCTCGAACCGCAATAAGCGCGTGGAATACGTGGTAGCCAATGAGCTGGACATGTACCCCATTATGAACGGCCAGAACGTGTTCAAACACGCTGTTGTGCGTTTTCCGCAGGTTATCAAAGAAGCACTGGACCAAAACGGGTATCAGTCTCAGGACCTAGACATGCTGATTCCGCACCAAGCTAATCTGCGCATCACGCAGTATGTACAGCAGAAAATGGGCCTCAGCGACGACAAGGTATACAGCAACGTGCAGCGCTACGGCAATACCACCGCTGCCAGCGTGCCCATTGCACTGAGCGAGGCAGTACTGGAAGGCCGTATCAAGCGCGGCGACTTAGTCTGTCTGGCGGCCTTTGGCTCTGGTTTCACTTGGGCGTCAGCCCTAATCAAATGGTAG
- the msrA gene encoding peptide-methionine (S)-S-oxide reductase MsrA, with protein MEQATFGAGCFWCVEAVFQDLEGVEKVVSGYSNGRIANPTYREVCSGLTGHAEVIQLTYDPAKISFEELLEVFWKTHDPTTLNRQGADTGTQYRSGVYYHNEEQHRLAEAYKQKLNEAHAFESPIVTEIEPLKSFYPAENYHQNYYKQNGREPYCQFVVRPKVDKVRAVFGEKLKKATAQ; from the coding sequence ATGGAACAGGCAACTTTCGGTGCCGGCTGCTTCTGGTGCGTCGAGGCCGTATTTCAGGACCTTGAAGGGGTGGAAAAGGTCGTATCCGGCTACTCCAATGGCCGCATCGCCAACCCTACCTACCGCGAAGTGTGCAGCGGCCTCACGGGCCATGCGGAGGTCATTCAGTTGACTTACGACCCGGCCAAAATCAGCTTTGAAGAGCTGCTGGAGGTATTCTGGAAAACGCACGACCCCACTACGCTCAACCGCCAAGGCGCTGATACCGGCACCCAATACCGCTCGGGGGTGTACTACCACAACGAAGAGCAACACCGCTTAGCCGAGGCATATAAGCAGAAGCTGAACGAGGCGCACGCCTTTGAAAGCCCCATTGTGACGGAAATTGAGCCGCTTAAAAGCTTTTACCCGGCTGAAAACTACCACCAGAACTACTACAAGCAGAACGGCCGTGAGCCGTATTGCCAGTTTGTGGTGCGGCCTAAAGTAGATAAGGTACGCGCTGTGTTCGGTGAAAAGCTCAAGAAAGCCACTGCACAGTAA
- a CDS encoding lmo0937 family membrane protein: MGNLLYIIAVILILIWALGFFGVLGAGMQGNNLIHILLVIAIIAILLRVIRGGRVV; this comes from the coding sequence ATGGGAAATCTACTGTACATCATTGCCGTCATCCTCATCCTCATCTGGGCTTTGGGCTTCTTCGGCGTACTGGGCGCAGGCATGCAGGGTAACAACCTGATCCACATTCTGCTGGTAATTGCCATTATCGCCATTCTGCTGCGTGTAATTCGTGGCGGACGCGTAGTCTAG
- a CDS encoding 3-hydroxybutyryl-CoA dehydrogenase: MINVAVIGSGTMGNGIAHVFAQHGFPVALIDISQPALDKALGTIAKNLDRQVAKGSITEEDKTATIGRIQTYTSVAEGVNNVQLVVEAATENVDLKLNIFRELDLHAPQDAILASNTSSISITKIAAVTKRADKVIGMHFMNPVPVMKLVEVIRGYATSDEVTARIMDLSRQLSKTPTEVNDYPGFVANRILMPMINEAIISLHEGVAGVEEIDTVMKLGMAHPMGPLQLADFIGLDVCLAIMRVLHDGLGNPKYAPCPLLVNMVMAGRLGVKSGEGFYSWGHGTKDLVVAERFLK, from the coding sequence ATGATCAACGTCGCCGTTATTGGCTCGGGCACCATGGGCAATGGTATTGCCCATGTATTCGCTCAGCACGGTTTCCCAGTTGCCCTTATTGATATCAGCCAGCCGGCGCTAGACAAGGCGCTCGGCACCATTGCCAAGAACCTGGACCGCCAGGTAGCTAAAGGTAGCATCACTGAAGAGGACAAAACCGCTACCATTGGCCGCATTCAGACCTATACCAGCGTGGCCGAAGGCGTGAACAATGTGCAGCTGGTAGTGGAAGCGGCTACCGAAAACGTAGACCTTAAACTGAATATATTCCGGGAACTGGACCTGCATGCACCGCAGGATGCTATTCTGGCCTCTAACACGTCGTCCATTTCCATTACCAAAATTGCGGCCGTTACGAAGCGCGCCGACAAGGTGATTGGCATGCACTTTATGAACCCGGTACCGGTGATGAAGCTGGTGGAAGTAATCCGGGGCTATGCTACTTCGGATGAGGTCACGGCGCGCATCATGGACCTGTCGCGGCAGCTGAGCAAAACGCCGACCGAGGTGAACGACTACCCCGGATTCGTGGCTAACCGCATTCTAATGCCGATGATCAACGAGGCTATCATCTCGCTGCACGAGGGCGTAGCAGGTGTAGAGGAGATTGATACGGTTATGAAGCTGGGTATGGCACATCCGATGGGGCCGCTGCAGCTTGCCGATTTTATTGGGCTGGATGTGTGCCTGGCTATCATGCGCGTATTGCACGATGGCCTGGGCAACCCCAAGTATGCTCCTTGCCCGCTGCTCGTGAACATGGTAATGGCCGGCCGCTTGGGCGTAAAATCCGGTGAAGGGTTCTACAGCTGGGGACACGGCACCAAAGATCTGGTGGTAGCAGAGCGGTTCCTGAAATAG
- a CDS encoding murein L,D-transpeptidase catalytic domain family protein, which translates to MAGSRATAPAAVAPASIVRAQQLAAFDQYVLTSYAGAHLTSYGMSPTVYREALMGYYTLTKKGAAVAGRQVLTIIDYARPSSQKRMWVIDLRRQKVLFHTLVAHGKNTGNDVAQTFSNVEGSEMSSLGFYVTGQPYQGKHGLSLKLHGQDARYNTNAATRAVVVHGADYVSENFVRQHGRLGRSQGCPALPVQQAPQVIRTIQNGTVIYAHGPSSVNFSSSWLKLDPAINAFAQLRGLQGS; encoded by the coding sequence GTGGCCGGTTCACGTGCTACTGCTCCGGCTGCCGTGGCTCCGGCCAGCATAGTACGGGCTCAGCAACTAGCCGCTTTCGATCAGTACGTGTTAACGAGTTATGCCGGGGCTCATCTGACGTCGTATGGTATGTCGCCTACGGTGTACCGAGAGGCTCTGATGGGGTATTATACGCTTACCAAAAAAGGAGCGGCGGTGGCCGGCCGGCAGGTGCTCACCATCATCGACTATGCCCGCCCCAGCAGCCAGAAGCGGATGTGGGTGATTGACCTGCGGCGCCAGAAAGTGCTGTTTCATACGCTGGTAGCGCATGGCAAAAACACCGGTAACGACGTGGCCCAGACGTTTTCGAACGTGGAGGGCTCTGAAATGAGTAGCCTGGGATTCTACGTGACGGGCCAGCCATACCAGGGCAAGCATGGCCTTTCGCTGAAGCTGCATGGGCAGGATGCTCGCTACAATACCAACGCCGCTACCCGCGCCGTGGTAGTGCATGGTGCTGATTATGTGAGTGAGAATTTTGTGCGCCAGCACGGGCGACTAGGGCGTAGCCAGGGCTGCCCGGCACTGCCAGTGCAGCAGGCTCCACAGGTTATTCGTACTATTCAGAACGGAACGGTAATCTATGCCCATGGGCCTAGCAGCGTGAACTTCTCGTCGTCATGGCTGAAACTAGACCCGGCCATCAACGCTTTTGCGCAATTGCGCGGGCTGCAGGGGAGCTAG